In the genome of Chryseobacterium oryzae, one region contains:
- a CDS encoding ABC transporter permease, with product MMKLLKLEYYKNLNYTPFKVFTIMYFAILVIFLFMGLADLEIFGSTINLKEQGMYNFPEIWNFTTYIVALLKIFLGLIIVFSICQEFSNRMFKQNTIDGLSREEFIGSKLLTISIFTIISTILVFGITLFLGLNYSKTTDSALVYQEMYFIGSYFLKLFTFFCFLMFLSILLRKSMFVFLAFFALWVGESIIGGIETFAKVQGTQMAERNEILQHDFFFSKLLPLESMSSLIPNPMFRLNMAKALGLKYEFTYPIDSLIACVVWCGLFILGSYLILKKRDW from the coding sequence ATGATGAAGCTATTAAAATTAGAATATTATAAAAACCTGAATTACACTCCATTTAAGGTTTTTACAATTATGTATTTTGCCATTCTTGTTATCTTTCTTTTTATGGGTTTGGCAGATCTGGAAATTTTTGGCAGTACAATTAATTTAAAAGAACAGGGAATGTATAATTTCCCTGAAATTTGGAATTTTACCACCTATATTGTGGCATTGCTGAAGATATTTTTAGGACTTATCATTGTTTTCTCCATTTGCCAAGAATTCAGCAACAGGATGTTTAAACAAAATACAATAGACGGACTGAGTAGAGAAGAGTTTATCGGTTCAAAGCTTCTTACGATAAGTATTTTTACCATTATTTCTACAATACTTGTTTTCGGAATTACTTTGTTTTTAGGGCTGAATTATTCTAAAACTACCGATTCTGCATTGGTGTATCAGGAAATGTACTTTATAGGAAGTTATTTTCTTAAGTTGTTTACATTCTTCTGTTTTCTGATGTTTTTATCCATATTGTTAAGAAAATCTATGTTTGTGTTTTTGGCATTTTTCGCATTATGGGTTGGCGAATCTATTATTGGCGGAATAGAAACTTTTGCAAAAGTTCAAGGTACACAGATGGCAGAAAGAAATGAAATTCTTCAGCATGATTTTTTCTTCAGTAAGTTACTTCCGTTAGAAAGTATGTCTAGTCTAATTCCTAATCCTATGTTCAGGCTTAATATGGCAAAAGCATTAGGTTTAAAATACGAATTTACTTATCCTATAGACAGTCTTATTGCCTGTGTCGTTTGGTGCGGTTTGTTTATTTTAGGCTCTTATTTAATATTAAAGAAAAGAGACTGGTAA
- a CDS encoding ABC transporter ATP-binding protein, with protein MEKVLSVKNLTKKFKRVVVNNISFDVERGNVYGLLGPNGSGKSTTFGMLLSTINPTSGDWFWFGKKGTDPETLKRIGAIIEQPNFYPYLSAETNLKIVAEIKGTPSARIDEVLNMVKLLERKKDKFKTFSLGMKQRLAIASALLNNPEVLILDEPTNGLDPEGIIQIREIIGSIAQQGITIIIASHLLDEIEKICSHVIVLKEGTAIYSGRVDEMTSNQGFFELKADQNTALLSALEELQWFSSVSTEGDMVKAQIRDDASISASALNQKLAEKGIYLSHLAKKKKSLENQFLELVKNKQ; from the coding sequence ATGGAAAAAGTTTTATCAGTAAAGAATCTGACGAAAAAATTCAAAAGAGTGGTGGTGAACAATATTTCTTTCGATGTAGAAAGAGGAAATGTTTACGGACTTCTCGGCCCCAACGGAAGTGGGAAATCTACTACTTTCGGAATGTTGCTTTCCACCATTAATCCTACAAGTGGCGACTGGTTTTGGTTTGGTAAAAAAGGAACCGATCCCGAAACTTTAAAAAGAATTGGAGCAATTATAGAGCAGCCCAATTTTTATCCTTACCTAAGTGCAGAAACTAATCTTAAAATTGTTGCAGAAATAAAGGGAACTCCGTCTGCAAGAATTGATGAAGTTTTGAACATGGTTAAGCTTCTGGAAAGAAAAAAAGATAAATTCAAAACTTTTTCGTTAGGGATGAAACAACGTTTAGCCATTGCTTCTGCTTTGCTGAATAATCCTGAAGTTCTTATTCTGGATGAGCCAACCAACGGACTGGATCCGGAAGGAATTATTCAAATTAGAGAAATAATTGGTTCTATTGCACAACAGGGTATTACTATTATCATTGCGAGTCATCTTTTGGATGAAATTGAAAAAATTTGCAGCCATGTAATTGTTCTGAAAGAAGGAACAGCGATTTATTCGGGAAGAGTAGATGAAATGACCAGCAATCAGGGCTTTTTTGAACTGAAAGCAGATCAAAATACCGCATTATTGAGTGCTTTGGAAGAATTGCAGTGGTTCAGTTCTGTATCTACAGAAGGCGATATGGTTAAAGCACAGATTCGTGATGATGCTTCAATTTCTGCTTCAGCACTCAATCAGAAATTAGCAGAGAAAGGTATTTATCTTTCTCACTTGGCAAAGAAAAAGAAATCTTTAGAAAATCAATTCCTAGAACTTGTAAAAAACAAACAATAA
- a CDS encoding phosphoribosyltransferase, with amino-acid sequence MESIQVHDKTFVPYLKDAEIQEIVKATALKIYEDYKDETPIFVGVLNGVIMFFSDLLKHYPGSCEIAFIQMSSYVGTESTGIVYQKMELTKDIKDRHIILVEDIVDTGNTVESLFKYFTETQRPKSVKLASFLLKPEVYKKDFKLDYIGKEIPNKFVLGYGLDYDELGRNLPNLYQLEEGQINH; translated from the coding sequence ATGGAAAGTATACAAGTACACGACAAAACTTTTGTACCCTATCTAAAGGACGCCGAAATTCAGGAAATTGTAAAAGCTACCGCTTTAAAAATATACGAAGATTACAAAGACGAAACACCAATTTTTGTGGGTGTACTGAATGGAGTAATCATGTTTTTCTCCGATCTTCTGAAACATTATCCCGGTTCCTGCGAAATAGCATTCATCCAAATGAGTTCTTATGTAGGAACAGAATCTACGGGAATTGTTTATCAGAAAATGGAATTAACCAAAGATATTAAAGACCGCCACATCATTTTGGTAGAAGATATTGTAGATACGGGAAATACTGTAGAAAGTCTTTTTAAATATTTCACCGAAACACAGCGTCCTAAATCTGTAAAACTGGCTTCTTTCCTATTAAAACCCGAAGTTTATAAAAAAGATTTCAAGCTGGATTATATTGGAAAAGAAATTCCTAACAAATTTGTTCTCGGTTACGGTTTAGATTATGATGAATTAGGAAGAAACCTACCAAATCTTTACCAGTTAGAAGAAGGACAGATTAACCATTAA
- a CDS encoding adenylate kinase codes for MINIVLFGPPGSGKGTQAQNLIDKFNLKQISTGDLFRFNMKNDTELGKLAKSYIDKGELVPDQVTTDMLVDEIRKPTDAAGFIFDGYPRTAVQTEALEKIVKEELNDEIDVCLSLVVEDSILVERLLKRGEVSGRSDDSNVEIIENRIKEYYAKTAEVAELYKQQGKYVEINGVGDINEISEKLFAEVEKVK; via the coding sequence ATGATAAACATTGTTCTGTTTGGTCCTCCGGGAAGCGGAAAAGGTACACAAGCTCAAAACCTTATCGACAAATTTAATCTGAAACAAATTTCTACAGGTGATCTTTTCAGATTCAACATGAAAAACGATACCGAACTGGGGAAATTGGCAAAATCCTACATCGACAAAGGAGAATTGGTTCCCGATCAGGTAACCACAGATATGTTGGTTGATGAAATAAGAAAACCTACCGATGCCGCAGGATTTATTTTTGATGGGTATCCTAGAACAGCAGTTCAGACAGAAGCTTTGGAAAAAATTGTAAAAGAAGAACTGAATGATGAGATTGATGTTTGTCTTTCTTTGGTTGTAGAAGATTCAATTTTAGTAGAAAGATTACTGAAAAGAGGTGAAGTGAGCGGAAGATCTGATGACAGCAATGTGGAAATCATAGAAAACAGAATTAAAGAATACTACGCAAAAACTGCCGAAGTAGCCGAATTATACAAGCAGCAAGGTAAATATGTAGAAATTAACGGTGTTGGAGACATCAATGAAATTTCAGAAAAACTTTTCGCTGAAGTAGAAAAAGTAAAATAA
- the obgE gene encoding GTPase ObgE produces MSNFVDYVKIHCKSGHGGAGSAHLRREKYIPKGGPDGGDGGRGGHVIMKGNANEWTLLPLRYTRHIKAERGENGGKNQLTGAYGADVYIEVPIGTIAKNEEGEIIGEILEDGQEIILMEGGMGGKGNEHFKSSTNQTPRFAQPGMDGQEGFVVFELKILADVGLVGFPNAGKSTLLSSVSAAKPKIANYAFTTLTPNLGIVDYRNYKSFVMADIPGIIEGAAEGKGLGHRFLRHIERNSILLFLIPADSEDHFQEFKILENELKEYNPELLDKDFIISVSKSDLLDDELKKEISAEFPENRKPLFFSGVTGEGLMELKDAIWKRLHG; encoded by the coding sequence ATGTCAAATTTTGTAGATTACGTAAAAATCCATTGTAAAAGCGGTCATGGCGGTGCAGGTTCTGCCCATCTACGTCGCGAAAAATATATTCCTAAAGGAGGACCTGATGGTGGCGACGGAGGTCGTGGCGGACACGTCATCATGAAAGGAAATGCCAACGAATGGACTTTACTTCCACTACGTTACACCCGTCACATAAAAGCAGAACGAGGTGAAAACGGAGGAAAAAACCAACTTACAGGAGCTTACGGAGCAGATGTTTACATAGAAGTTCCTATCGGAACTATTGCGAAAAATGAAGAAGGCGAAATTATTGGTGAAATTCTGGAGGACGGACAGGAAATTATCCTCATGGAAGGCGGAATGGGCGGAAAAGGAAACGAGCACTTCAAATCTTCTACCAACCAAACTCCACGTTTTGCACAACCTGGAATGGATGGACAAGAAGGCTTCGTTGTTTTCGAGCTTAAAATTCTTGCAGATGTAGGATTAGTAGGCTTTCCAAATGCGGGAAAATCTACACTTTTATCTTCTGTTTCTGCTGCAAAGCCGAAAATTGCCAATTATGCATTTACTACTTTAACTCCCAATTTAGGAATTGTAGATTACAGAAATTACAAATCTTTTGTAATGGCAGATATCCCGGGAATTATTGAAGGAGCTGCCGAAGGTAAAGGCTTGGGACATCGTTTTTTAAGACATATTGAAAGAAATTCTATCCTTTTATTTCTCATTCCTGCGGATTCTGAAGATCATTTTCAGGAATTTAAAATTCTTGAGAACGAGTTGAAAGAGTACAATCCTGAACTTTTAGATAAAGATTTTATTATTTCGGTTTCCAAATCTGATCTTTTAGATGATGAACTGAAAAAAGAAATCTCAGCAGAGTTTCCTGAAAACAGAAAGCCTTTATTTTTCTCCGGTGTAACTGGAGAAGGATTAATGGAACTTAAAGATGCTATCTGGAAAAGACTGCACGGATAA
- a CDS encoding methyltransferase domain-containing protein, with protein sequence MYNFLKSIVKNIIPQKLLIENEDNFRKLLKPFYKGKNYECNICTTQLKKFAELENGQLICPVCGSLPRTRRLNQLLEQKYLKPNMLFLDFSPSRMLYKKWKKRNDIFYFPTDFENEFLSDYHFDITNINAENEKFNLVVCYHILEHIVEDQKAMSELYRVLKTNGTVLIQTPFKDGEIYEDYSINSPEGRLKYFGQEDHVRIYSVLGLENRLKNAGFKTEVKVFDENDYLGFSKNETVIVCEK encoded by the coding sequence ATGTATAATTTTTTAAAATCGATTGTAAAGAATATTATTCCTCAGAAATTGCTTATTGAAAATGAGGATAATTTCAGAAAGTTGCTAAAGCCTTTCTATAAAGGAAAAAATTATGAATGTAATATTTGCACAACTCAACTGAAGAAATTTGCTGAGTTGGAAAACGGGCAGTTAATTTGTCCAGTCTGCGGAAGTTTACCGAGAACACGAAGACTCAACCAGCTTTTAGAACAGAAATATCTAAAGCCCAATATGCTTTTTCTTGATTTTTCACCTTCCAGAATGTTGTATAAAAAATGGAAAAAAAGAAATGATATTTTTTATTTTCCAACCGATTTCGAAAACGAATTTCTTTCGGATTATCATTTTGATATTACCAATATTAATGCAGAGAACGAAAAGTTTAATCTTGTGGTTTGTTACCATATTTTAGAGCATATTGTTGAAGATCAAAAAGCAATGTCGGAATTGTACAGGGTTTTGAAAACTAATGGAACTGTTTTAATTCAAACACCTTTTAAAGACGGAGAAATTTATGAAGATTACAGTATTAATTCTCCTGAAGGACGTTTGAAGTATTTCGGACAGGAAGATCATGTAAGAATTTATTCGGTTTTAGGTTTGGAAAACAGACTGAAAAATGCCGGATTTAAAACTGAAGTAAAAGTCTTTGATGAAAACGATTATTTAGGTTTTTCAAAAAACGAAACGGTAATTGTTTGCGAAAAATAA
- a CDS encoding DEAD/DEAH box helicase yields the protein MLFTDLKLIKPILDALQTEGYEKPTPIQEQAIPSILEHRDVLGTAQTGTGKTAAFAIPILQNLTERKAPKNNFIKALILTPTRELAIQIEESFNAYGRNLPLRKLVIFGGVKQGNQEAALRKGVDILVATPGRLLDFVAQGIISLKNLEIFVLDEADRMLDMGFVHDVKRIIKLLPQKRQTLFFSATMPTEIQKLADSILNTPIKVSVTPISSTAETIKQAVYFVEKENKLDLLTHILKNNISDSVLVFARTKHGSDKIARKLQQSQITAEAIHGNKSQNARQNALNNFKSGKTRVLVATDIAARGIDIDELKYVINFELSDVAETYVHRIGRTGRAGAKGSSISFVDGLDLLNLKDTEKLIGMKIPVVKDHPYHTDDLVVQKRDSNNKPFVPKPKSSHPTQQRKDIGFKKPKNKSNFSRKK from the coding sequence TTGTTATTTACCGACTTAAAATTGATTAAGCCCATCTTAGATGCGCTTCAAACTGAAGGATACGAAAAGCCAACTCCCATTCAGGAACAGGCAATACCTTCCATATTAGAACACAGAGATGTCTTGGGTACAGCCCAGACCGGAACAGGAAAAACAGCGGCTTTCGCCATTCCTATTCTTCAAAATCTTACAGAAAGAAAAGCTCCGAAAAATAATTTCATCAAAGCTTTAATTCTTACGCCAACCAGAGAACTTGCCATTCAGATTGAAGAAAGTTTCAATGCATACGGCAGAAATTTACCGTTAAGAAAACTGGTAATATTTGGTGGAGTAAAACAAGGAAACCAAGAAGCAGCACTTAGAAAAGGAGTAGATATTTTGGTTGCCACACCCGGAAGATTATTGGATTTTGTTGCGCAGGGAATCATCAGCTTAAAAAATCTGGAAATATTCGTTTTGGATGAGGCAGACAGAATGCTGGATATGGGTTTTGTACATGATGTAAAAAGAATTATTAAGCTTTTACCTCAGAAAAGACAAACACTTTTCTTTTCTGCTACTATGCCTACGGAAATTCAAAAACTTGCAGATTCTATCCTGAATACTCCTATAAAAGTTTCTGTAACACCCATTTCTTCTACTGCAGAAACCATAAAACAGGCGGTTTATTTTGTTGAAAAAGAAAACAAACTCGACCTCCTCACTCATATATTAAAAAATAATATTTCGGATTCTGTACTTGTTTTTGCCCGAACAAAACATGGTTCGGATAAAATTGCGAGAAAGCTTCAGCAAAGCCAGATCACGGCAGAGGCAATTCATGGTAATAAATCGCAGAATGCAAGACAAAATGCTTTAAACAACTTCAAATCGGGCAAAACAAGAGTATTGGTTGCTACAGATATTGCTGCAAGAGGTATTGATATTGATGAGCTGAAATATGTAATTAATTTTGAATTGTCTGATGTTGCCGAAACGTATGTGCACCGAATTGGACGAACCGGTAGAGCTGGTGCAAAAGGAAGTTCAATATCTTTTGTAGACGGATTAGATTTGCTGAATCTAAAAGATACCGAAAAACTAATCGGAATGAAAATTCCTGTAGTAAAAGACCATCCATACCATACAGACGATTTGGTTGTACAAAAAAGAGATTCTAATAATAAACCTTTTGTACCAAAACCGAAATCATCCCATCCAACTCAACAGAGAAAAGATATTGGATTTAAAAAACCGAAAAACAAAAGCAATTTTTCTCGCAAAAAGTAA
- a CDS encoding META domain-containing protein: protein MKNIFLSICTFALLASCGTTKNASAAKVGKEQPSIVNTKWALADNVKGQIPTLQIEGSKINGNSGCNRFFGGVVMDTTSGKFETSGVGSTRMACNNMSVEKNFLDMLQKANKYVVSGDTLELYQDNLLLLKFNKSE from the coding sequence ATGAAAAATATTTTTTTAAGTATATGCACATTTGCTCTTTTGGCATCTTGCGGAACGACCAAAAATGCTTCTGCTGCAAAAGTAGGAAAGGAGCAACCATCTATTGTCAATACGAAATGGGCTTTAGCAGATAACGTAAAAGGACAGATTCCTACGTTACAGATTGAAGGTTCAAAAATTAATGGAAATTCTGGTTGCAACAGATTTTTTGGTGGAGTAGTGATGGATACCACATCTGGAAAATTTGAAACTTCTGGGGTGGGTTCTACCAGAATGGCTTGCAATAATATGTCGGTAGAAAAGAATTTTCTGGATATGCTTCAGAAAGCTAACAAATATGTTGTTTCTGGAGATACTTTAGAATTGTATCAGGATAATCTCTTGCTTTTGAAATTTAATAAATCTGAATAG
- a CDS encoding RsiV family protein — MKSNVLPILFSVSFLFTACQKTDLKTENKSPEKFAIDSLKVNDSVKVNEKLSLKYESKVLLFPSITDKSLLDSIYYDKKGISDFSKQGLTSFIEKEKNNYFSSLRGRDEDWMKDLPNPQTWDSSSLMKLKSLSDDFLQIEYMFSSYEGGAHGNYGFADRVFDLKNNKKVQLTDITSIKTLKLQELLKKNINKIPSGTTDDKGNVKNSDMLLVDVIPVNNNFYFDNKNLYFHYSPYEIAAFAAGDIVIPVSWQELKGTLNPQFAERMKIQ, encoded by the coding sequence ATGAAAAGTAATGTTCTTCCCATTTTGTTTTCTGTTTCTTTTCTTTTTACTGCTTGCCAAAAGACTGATTTAAAAACAGAAAATAAAAGTCCAGAAAAATTTGCGATAGATTCTCTTAAAGTAAATGATTCTGTAAAAGTAAACGAAAAGTTATCTTTGAAATACGAATCGAAAGTGCTTTTATTTCCTTCCATAACAGATAAATCGCTATTGGATAGTATTTATTACGACAAAAAAGGAATTTCAGATTTTTCAAAACAAGGTTTAACTTCTTTTATAGAAAAAGAAAAAAATAATTATTTTTCATCTTTAAGAGGTAGAGATGAGGATTGGATGAAAGATTTACCCAACCCTCAAACTTGGGATTCAAGTTCTTTAATGAAGCTGAAATCTCTTTCAGACGATTTTCTTCAGATTGAATATATGTTCAGTTCTTATGAAGGTGGAGCTCACGGCAATTATGGTTTTGCAGACAGAGTATTCGATTTAAAAAACAATAAAAAAGTTCAGCTTACAGATATTACATCCATAAAAACTTTGAAGCTTCAGGAGTTATTGAAGAAAAATATCAATAAAATTCCTAGTGGAACAACTGACGATAAAGGAAACGTGAAAAATTCTGATATGCTTCTGGTAGATGTTATTCCTGTAAATAATAATTTCTATTTTGATAATAAAAATCTTTATTTTCATTACAGCCCTTACGAAATAGCCGCATTTGCGGCAGGTGATATTGTAATCCCCGTTTCTTGGCAGGAATTGAAAGGTACACTTAATCCTCAGTTTGCTGAAAGAATGAAAATTCAATAA
- a CDS encoding transglutaminase-like domain-containing protein, whose product MRNIIMLFAVFCMSTALFAQEQKFLKMPKFNKDDLKKEKSEIEPKAPAEILYRSIHFRIDSNSGNLIKEYTYRVKIYDKDKSEDWHNLEVSLYDNNSGDREVLMNMNALVYNLEGDNIVETKVDKSSKFRSKENKYRTVNKYAFPAIKNGSILEYHYEVSSPFIYEIPLIYIELDTPSVYTEYVLDSPIQVSYSVDFTGELFPKYKIINEAIMYGSHYKTYRFGYDNLKSFKTEKFVKNNDNYRTKIRAELHSTYIRNNIKMYTTTWEDIRRELWDAEFFGSQYKKDRLVKELITPEILGDKDDLSKANKILEYVKTNFTWNQNNGIYAENGVRDLIKNKTGNDSDINLMLTAMFRSANITAYPILISTVSNGSVNLTLPNLGNFNYVIVGVEINKEFYLFDATSKQSKANLLPLRVWNDNGLILKDNKAEIISINNTNISYSNYKLKAKINSDGTISGEYQDQDEGMLAMNAKERFDENPDKYKKQYKNNFSVDFTNINSRALNGVEFRSTMAFTSNNMIDVIGKKMILNPLLFLHQTKNDFDQQDERKYRIDFISPMSKIKMVEIEIPEGYEVAELPKNKKILTEDKEISYSYTVEKKDNKILTFSEYNIASGNYPKEYYPAFKQIWKVISDCESQVMSLIKK is encoded by the coding sequence ATGAGAAATATAATCATGCTATTTGCTGTATTTTGTATGAGTACAGCTCTTTTTGCACAAGAACAAAAATTCTTGAAGATGCCTAAGTTTAATAAAGATGATCTTAAAAAAGAAAAATCTGAAATTGAACCGAAAGCTCCTGCAGAAATATTATATCGCTCCATACACTTCCGTATAGATAGTAACTCCGGAAACCTTATTAAAGAATATACTTATCGTGTGAAAATCTATGACAAAGACAAATCTGAAGATTGGCATAATCTGGAGGTTTCTCTTTATGATAACAATTCCGGAGACCGCGAAGTTTTGATGAATATGAATGCATTAGTGTACAATCTTGAAGGAGATAATATAGTAGAAACTAAAGTGGATAAAAGTTCTAAATTCAGATCGAAAGAAAATAAATATAGAACCGTAAATAAATATGCATTTCCAGCTATAAAAAATGGGTCAATTTTAGAGTATCATTACGAAGTTTCTTCACCGTTTATATATGAAATTCCCTTAATCTACATTGAATTGGATACTCCTTCAGTCTATACAGAATATGTTCTAGATTCACCAATACAAGTTTCTTATAGTGTAGATTTTACAGGAGAGTTATTTCCCAAATATAAAATTATTAATGAAGCAATAATGTATGGTTCACATTATAAGACTTATAGATTTGGGTACGATAATCTTAAAAGTTTTAAGACTGAAAAATTTGTAAAAAATAATGATAATTATAGAACAAAAATCAGAGCAGAACTTCATTCCACCTATATAAGAAATAACATTAAAATGTATACTACTACTTGGGAGGATATTAGAAGAGAACTATGGGATGCTGAATTTTTTGGCTCTCAATACAAAAAAGATAGATTGGTAAAAGAATTAATTACTCCAGAAATTCTTGGTGATAAAGATGATCTTTCTAAGGCTAATAAAATTTTAGAATATGTAAAGACTAACTTTACATGGAATCAAAATAATGGTATCTATGCAGAAAATGGAGTGAGAGATCTTATTAAAAATAAAACGGGGAATGATTCTGATATTAATTTAATGTTGACTGCAATGTTCAGGAGTGCCAATATTACTGCTTATCCTATTCTTATTTCTACCGTGAGTAATGGAAGCGTTAATTTAACACTTCCCAATCTAGGCAATTTTAATTATGTAATTGTAGGAGTCGAAATAAACAAAGAATTTTACCTTTTTGATGCAACTTCTAAACAATCTAAGGCTAATCTTTTACCATTACGAGTATGGAATGATAATGGGCTTATACTGAAAGATAATAAAGCAGAAATTATTTCTATTAATAATACTAATATAAGTTACAGTAATTATAAACTTAAAGCAAAAATAAATTCTGATGGTACCATTTCAGGTGAGTATCAAGATCAAGATGAAGGTATGTTAGCAATGAATGCAAAAGAAAGATTTGATGAAAATCCGGATAAATATAAAAAACAATATAAGAATAACTTTTCAGTGGATTTCACGAATATCAACTCTAGAGCTTTGAATGGAGTAGAGTTTCGATCTACTATGGCTTTTACCTCAAATAATATGATTGATGTTATTGGAAAAAAAATGATTCTGAATCCTCTTTTATTTTTACATCAAACTAAAAATGATTTCGATCAGCAGGATGAAAGAAAATATAGAATAGATTTTATTTCACCAATGAGTAAAATAAAAATGGTGGAAATAGAAATTCCTGAGGGATATGAAGTTGCTGAACTGCCAAAAAATAAAAAAATCCTTACGGAAGATAAAGAAATTAGCTATTCTTATACTGTTGAGAAAAAAGATAATAAAATTCTAACATTTTCAGAATATAATATTGCAAGTGGAAATTATCCTAAAGAATATTACCCGGCATTCAAACAAATATGGAAGGTAATTTCGGATTGTGAAAGTCAAGTTATGAGCTTAATTAAGAAATAA